One window of Quercus robur chromosome 5, dhQueRobu3.1, whole genome shotgun sequence genomic DNA carries:
- the LOC126729064 gene encoding agamous-like MADS-box protein AGL53: MGASQPKQPEPQKKRRVRKTSFKLRNPTLKKKAMELSALCDIPVCVISYDAAEGADGKAETWPESRDDVKALIHDYKNYHGVHKKFSLVNKKKGYKEIKKKDVDSSHEHKPEEFKRVLAMWKAWLNEQHDEKSLESFWTFFDSMVCTMNKRIELLRMKRNSNYEVGSSSGSGNSGSNNNRILEFDLNN, translated from the coding sequence ATGGGAGCTTCACAACCAAAACAGCCTGAACCGCAAAAGAAGAGAAGAGTCCGAAAAACATCATTCAAGCTGAGAAACCCAACTCTGAAGAAGAAAGCCATGGAACTCTCTGCACTCTGCGACATCCCAGTTTGCGTGATATCTTATGATGCGGCTGAAGGGGCTGATGGCAAAGCTGAGACGTGGCCCGAAAGCCGAGACGACGTGAAAGCCTTGATTCACGACTACAAAAACTACCATGGAGTACATAAGAAATTTTCTCTTGTTAATAAGAAAAAAGGGTACAAGGAAATCAAGAAGAAAGATGTTGATTCCAGCCACGAACACAAACCAGAGGAGTTTAAAAGGGTTTTAGCCATGTGGAAAGCATGGCTTAATGAACAACATGATGAGAAGTCATTGGAGAGTTTTTGGACTTTCTTTGACTCTATGGTTTGTACTATGAACAAGAGGATAGAATTGCTTAGGATGAAAAGGAATAGTAACTATGAGGTGGGAAGTAGTAGCGGTAGTGGTAATAGTGGTAGCAACAATAATAGAATTCTTGAATTTGATTTGAACAACTGA